The Methanosarcina acetivorans C2A genome includes the window TTTTGAAAGGCGAACGTCTCCGGCCTTTTCCTTAATGCTCTTCCGGTCAGTGCCTGGAGTGACTATTTCCCTGAGGGCAAGCATTGCCGCTTCCCTGCAGATGCCTTCGATATCCGCACCCACATACCCTTCGGTCATTTCAGCCAGTTCGGAGAGTTTTACATCCTCTGCGAGGGGTTTTCCTTTTGTGTGGATCTCAAAGATCTTCTCTCTGCCTTCTTTTCCGGGCGGCTTTATGTAAATGAGCCTGTCAAAACGGCCGGGTCTGAGGAGGGCAGGGTCTACCATATCCGGCCGGTTTGTAGCAGCAACTATGATCACGTCCTTGAGTTCCTCTACACCGTCAAGTTCTGTCAGGATCTGGCTTACCACCCTTTCGGATACGTGAGTGTCGGAAACAGAGCTCCTTTCAGGAGCAATGGAGTCGATCTCATCAAAGAAAATTACAGTCGGTGCAGCCTGCTTTGCTTTCCTGAACGTCTCCCTGATTGCACGTTCGGATTCACCCACATATTTACTGAGAAGTTCAGGGCCTTTTATACTTATAAAGTTGGCTTCACTCTCGCTTGCAACAGCTTTTGCAAGCAAAGTCTTCCCCGTACCCGGAGGCCCGAAGAGCAGGACACCTCTAGGAGGCTTTATATTGACGGCCTTGAACATTTCGGGATACTTGAGAGGCCATTCAACAGACTCGATAAGTTCCTGTTTTGCTTTGTCAAGTCCGCCGATATCGTCCCAGCCCACATGCGGAACTTCAACATAGACTTCTCGCATGGCTGAAGGCTCGATATTCTTCAGGGCTTCTCTGAAGTCTTCCTTCGTAACCACCAGGTTGTCAATGATTTCCTGTGGGATCTCTTCTTCGATATCGATTTCAGGGGTGATCCTTCTGAGGGCATGCATTGCAGCTTCCTTACAGAGAGAGGAGAGATCGGCTCCCACAAAACCGTGGGTTACATCTGCAATTTCTCCAAGACTTACTTCATCTTCAAGAGGCATGCCTCTGGTGTGGATCAGGAGAATCTGTCTCCTGCCGTTCCGGTCAGGAATTCCGATTTCAATTTCCCTGTCAAACCTTCCGCCGCGGCGGAGGGCTTCGTCAATGGAGTTCGGGCGGTTTGTGGCAGCTATGACAACGACTTCACCCCTGGACTTAAGCCCGTCCATCAGGGAGAGGAGCTGGGCTACCACCCTTCGTTCCATTTCTCCGGTAACTTCACCGCGTTTGGGAGCAATGGAGTCGATTTCGTCTATGAAGATGATGGAAGGTGCATCCTTCTCAGCTTCGTCGAAGATCTCCCGGAGCTTCTGTTCACTTTCTCCGTAATATTTGGAAACGATTTCAGGGCCGCTGATTGTGATGAAATTGGCGTCGGTTTCACTTGCAACTGCCTTTGCAATCATGGTTTTGCCCGTTCCCGGCGGCCCGTGAAGCAGGACCCCTTTGGGAGGCTCGATTCCCAGCTTCTGGAAGAGTTCAGGATGTCTCATTGGCAACTCGATCATTTCCCTTACGAGCTGGATTTCCCGTCTAAGCCCCCCGATGTCCTCATACGAAATCCCTTCCGGGGTCTTGATTTCTTCGATTGATTTTTCCTTGATAACAATTTCAGTGTCTTTGGTGACAACGACCGGCCCTGCAGGCCTTGTGGATGCCACTACGAAAGTCAGGGGATTATTTACGGTTTCAACTCTGATCTGCTGACCTTTGTTCAGAGGTCTGCCCTCAATTATCCTCAGGATGTAATGGGCTCCGCCCACAAGTCTGACAGGCTGGGATGGAGCAAGTGTGACCCTTTGAGCATGTTTTGCCTGAACCTTCTGGATAGTAACTCTGTCATCAATTCCGACTTTTGCATTGCTGCGCAGGTTTCCGTCTATTCTGATCCTGTTCTCCTGTCCGCGCTCGACGTTAGGCCAGACTATTGCATAAGTCTTTGATCTGCCTGAGATTTCAATAATATCTCCGCTCACAAGACCCATTTCCTGCATAAGACGGGTATCAATTCTTGCAATTCCTCTGCCCACATCTTTATGATAAGCCTCAGCTACTCTCAGATTCATTTCTTCAGTCATTTATTTTCAACCCCGGTCTCACATATTCTCCAGTACTGCTGGTTATTTTTAATTGTGTATTCAACAAAACCCCTTTCTGCAAGGTCCATAAGGTTAGAGGTTATAATGCTCGGGTGAAGGCGCAGGTTATAACAGAGGACAGCTGCTGTAGCCTCGTTTTTCAGAAGCTCGAACAGGAGCTCGCATTCTACAGGGTTTCTGGCAACCTCTTCGATCGAGTCCAGGCATCTGTCCATCAGTTCCGTATATTCAACCTGTAGTTGTTTCTGCATCTGCACAAGTTCTTCCTGTCTCGCTTTAAGTTCCTGGAGCCTGTTGCTCAGTTTCAGGAAGAAGCAGGAGGATTCGTCTCTGGCAGCAGTTTCTTTTTTTTCGACAGCAGATTTTTCCCCTTTTTTCTCCCTGTCAAAATTAATGTCCTGAAGAGACATCGTATAGGAATAAGGTGATACTGACACCTCAAGCCTCATATTATTTGCAATATTGAAGTACTTGCGCCTCTGCTCATCTACACTGCACTCGATCAGTCCTGCCTGTTCTAACAGGCTCAGATGACTGATAATTGCCTTTGGTCCTACCCCCAGCCTGCCTGAAATTTCACTGACATAGCAGGGGCGATTTGCAAGAAGCTGAATTATCTTCCTGCGGTTTTCATTCCCCAGGATGTCAAGTAGTTTCGCTGGGTCCATGTTTTTTCCCTCTGGTAATTATTGAAATTTTATGATGTATATTGACGGTAAGTTTTGAATTTCGTATTTTATATATTTTTGCAGGAGTTATTATAATATGTACATTATATTATCATTTATATTTGACGCGGATTTAATAGTGGCTCAGGTCCCTTCCGCGGTTTGTTGAAGTGTTTCTCTCCTGAGATTCGAATCCCAAGTAAGAGATTTCAAGAACCTGTATAGCAGGAGTTACAGGAAGTCCCTGCCCGAAATCCCCTGGCCAGATGCTAACTATTGCGCGTATGTAATAGTTAGTAACCATTAGTTAGCAATGATAATATATAAAGTTTGCTGAAGATATCAGTTTGCGTGAAAAATGCTGAAAAAGAAAAAGGAAAAGATGAGGGCAAAAAGAGGACAACAAAAGACGAAGACAAAAAGACCACAATAAGCAAATAACGTAAGAAACTGATTTAAACTGTAAAGGATACTGGACGGAGGATTCAGTTGGATCTAAACCTGTATATGAAAGTCAAAATGTATCTATTCATCGGATTCGTTTTTCTGGCACTTGCGGGTCCAGCATCGGCAGATACCATTACAGTGAACAATGGCGAGGAAGGAGATTACAAATCAATACAGAAAGCAATAAATAATGCAAATCCCGGAGACACAATCCTCGTTTATCCCGGCACATATAAAGAGAATCTTGTCGTCGATAGGGAGTTAAGAATCATATCAAAGTCCGGAAATCCGGAAAATACTATTGTCCTGGCTGCCACTCAAAAAGAGCATGTTTTCAAAATTGCTTCGGATAACGTAACAATTAAAGGATTTAAAATAAAAGATGCCTCCGGAACTTCGGGGAACTATAAATATGGGATTTATCTTGAGGAGACAAAGAACTGCACAATTGATAACAACTACATCTCAAACAACAGGGAAGGTATTTTCCTAATTGATTCCAGCAATAACACCCTTATCAATAACAAACTTCCGAAAAACAATGATGCCGGGATTATACTCAGGTCTTCGGACCACAACACTATAATGAGCAATAATTTATCAGGAAATATCGCAGGAATCGTCATAATTTATTCTTCCTCCGATAACAGGGTAGATGGAAACACAGTCTTCGAAAACACAATAGGCATTGAAGTCCAGGGAAATAACAATACGATAAGGAACAATACCATATCGAATAACGACAAATGCGGAATAGATATTGAATCCTCTGCTGACAATGCAATAAGCGGTAACATAGTAAATTCGAATAAAAGAAACGGAATCGAAATTGGATTTTCGAAGAACAATACCCTGAAAAACAATACTATAAACTTTAATGGAATGGATGGAGTCTTTTTACTTTACTCAAACAATAACACATTAAACGGCAATAATGCTTCGAACAACGCAAACCACGGGATCAGTCTAATGGACTGTGACTATAATCTTCTCCGTAACAACCTTGTGAACCTGAATAATGCAAACGGGATTCAGCTGTGGAACAGAGGAACAGAA containing:
- a CDS encoding CDC48 family AAA ATPase; protein product: MTEEMNLRVAEAYHKDVGRGIARIDTRLMQEMGLVSGDIIEISGRSKTYAIVWPNVERGQENRIRIDGNLRSNAKVGIDDRVTIQKVQAKHAQRVTLAPSQPVRLVGGAHYILRIIEGRPLNKGQQIRVETVNNPLTFVVASTRPAGPVVVTKDTEIVIKEKSIEEIKTPEGISYEDIGGLRREIQLVREMIELPMRHPELFQKLGIEPPKGVLLHGPPGTGKTMIAKAVASETDANFITISGPEIVSKYYGESEQKLREIFDEAEKDAPSIIFIDEIDSIAPKRGEVTGEMERRVVAQLLSLMDGLKSRGEVVVIAATNRPNSIDEALRRGGRFDREIEIGIPDRNGRRQILLIHTRGMPLEDEVSLGEIADVTHGFVGADLSSLCKEAAMHALRRITPEIDIEEEIPQEIIDNLVVTKEDFREALKNIEPSAMREVYVEVPHVGWDDIGGLDKAKQELIESVEWPLKYPEMFKAVNIKPPRGVLLFGPPGTGKTLLAKAVASESEANFISIKGPELLSKYVGESERAIRETFRKAKQAAPTVIFFDEIDSIAPERSSVSDTHVSERVVSQILTELDGVEELKDVIIVAATNRPDMVDPALLRPGRFDRLIYIKPPGKEGREKIFEIHTKGKPLAEDVKLSELAEMTEGYVGADIEGICREAAMLALREIVTPGTDRKSIKEKAGDVRLSKRHFERAIRRVRPTTSRETLSAYEKSAELFARYAAELEEESSEAKEEEKEIEGKEVPNFPKV
- a CDS encoding ArsR/SmtB family transcription factor, whose amino-acid sequence is MDPAKLLDILGNENRRKIIQLLANRPCYVSEISGRLGVGPKAIISHLSLLEQAGLIECSVDEQRRKYFNIANNMRLEVSVSPYSYTMSLQDINFDREKKGEKSAVEKKETAARDESSCFFLKLSNRLQELKARQEELVQMQKQLQVEYTELMDRCLDSIEEVARNPVECELLFELLKNEATAAVLCYNLRLHPSIITSNLMDLAERGFVEYTIKNNQQYWRICETGVENK
- a CDS encoding right-handed parallel beta-helix repeat-containing protein — translated: MDLNLYMKVKMYLFIGFVFLALAGPASADTITVNNGEEGDYKSIQKAINNANPGDTILVYPGTYKENLVVDRELRIISKSGNPENTIVLAATQKEHVFKIASDNVTIKGFKIKDASGTSGNYKYGIYLEETKNCTIDNNYISNNREGIFLIDSSNNTLINNKLPKNNDAGIILRSSDHNTIMSNNLSGNIAGIVIIYSSSDNRVDGNTVFENTIGIEVQGNNNTIRNNTISNNDKCGIDIESSADNAISGNIVNSNKRNGIEIGFSKNNTLKNNTINFNGMDGVFLLYSNNNTLNGNNASNNANHGISLMDCDYNLLRNNLVNLNNANGIQLWNRGTEIDDDAIFEWGGSGDNILSNNTASNNTAYGIYIGISGDNNKLKNNSMGSNGKYGIFLAEASRNNELEGNRMDSNLLGDVLVSSDEILIGSNELSTPEISSQEMEEDPGTRLRGVPFIGCFMTTAIVGIAAIIVKRKQE